The following coding sequences lie in one Myxococcales bacterium genomic window:
- the aroC gene encoding chorismate synthase, with protein MPGNSFGQAFRITTAGESHGAANLVIVDGCPAGMPLSVEDLSQDLMRRRPGQSHIVTQRQEADKPEILSGVFEGKTTGTSIAILVNNEDARSKDYSDIKDKYRPGHADHAYDAKYGFRDYRGGGRASARETVVRVAAGAIAKKILDTAFGGKVLGYVVQVGDVRAHIPEPSTVTLEQVEKLASGQPNVVRCPDPEAAARMIALIEAARKDQDSLGGVGEICATHIPAGLGEPVFDKLKADLAKALFSIQAVMGVEYGSGFGCAMIRGSAHNDIFEARDGQIRTQSNRHGGMLGGISTGMPIVLRAAVKPTSSLPRVQPTVTQDGTPTTIRTKGRHDPCLLPRFIPIAEAMVAIVLADHWLRWRGIRD; from the coding sequence ATGCCCGGCAACAGCTTTGGTCAGGCATTTCGTATCACGACCGCTGGAGAATCGCATGGTGCCGCGAATCTAGTGATTGTCGACGGGTGCCCGGCGGGGATGCCATTGAGCGTTGAGGATCTCAGCCAGGACCTGATGAGACGCCGCCCGGGGCAAAGCCACATCGTCACCCAGCGTCAAGAAGCCGATAAGCCTGAGATACTCAGTGGCGTTTTCGAAGGCAAGACTACTGGGACCAGCATTGCGATTTTGGTCAATAATGAGGATGCCCGGAGCAAAGACTATTCCGATATCAAAGATAAATACCGTCCGGGGCATGCCGATCATGCTTACGACGCCAAGTATGGGTTTCGCGATTATCGGGGTGGCGGTAGGGCAAGTGCCCGTGAAACTGTGGTGCGGGTTGCGGCAGGCGCCATCGCCAAGAAGATATTAGACACCGCTTTTGGAGGTAAAGTGCTCGGCTACGTGGTTCAGGTGGGCGATGTTCGAGCGCATATTCCTGAGCCTTCGACTGTCACCCTGGAGCAGGTCGAAAAGCTCGCGAGTGGACAGCCCAATGTGGTGCGGTGTCCCGATCCGGAAGCAGCGGCCAGAATGATCGCGTTGATAGAGGCTGCGCGCAAGGACCAGGATTCATTGGGTGGCGTGGGAGAAATTTGCGCAACGCACATCCCTGCGGGCTTGGGAGAGCCAGTCTTTGACAAACTAAAGGCCGACCTCGCCAAGGCGTTGTTCAGCATTCAGGCCGTGATGGGCGTTGAATACGGCTCAGGCTTTGGCTGCGCTATGATACGGGGCAGTGCGCACAACGATATTTTTGAAGCCCGCGATGGCCAGATACGGACCCAAAGCAATCGGCACGGGGGCATGCTTGGCGGAATTTCCACAGGGATGCCCATCGTCCTCAGGGCGGCGGTCAAACCGACGAGCAGCTTACCGAGGGTGCAGCCGACCGTGACTCAGGACGGCACACCGACAACCATTCGTACTAAAGGGCGCCACGATCCATGTCTTTTGCCGCGCTTCATTCCCATCGCGGAGGCCATGGTCGCGATCGTGTTGGCGGATCATTGGCTCAGATGGCGGGGCATTCGCGATTGA